One window of the Methanobrevibacter sp. genome contains the following:
- a CDS encoding DUF2149 domain-containing protein, which produces MVRRKCKKRFSEGEEDPMAGTSNLVDAMLVIAVGFLIFVVISWNMQSVVFQDTSHEQSQAVENAQANITEVTEGQVLNETPESSESSGQGYMEMGKVYKDPSTGKLIMVEG; this is translated from the coding sequence ATGGTTAGGCGAAAATGCAAAAAACGATTTAGCGAGGGCGAAGAAGACCCTATGGCTGGAACTTCCAACCTTGTGGATGCAATGCTTGTTATTGCAGTTGGTTTTTTAATTTTTGTTGTGATTAGCTGGAATATGCAAAGTGTTGTATTTCAGGATACTTCTCATGAGCAATCGCAGGCTGTTGAGAATGCCCAGGCTAATATCACTGAGGTTACAGAAGGGCAGGTATTGAACGAAACTCCAGAGTCTTCTGAAAGTTCAGGTCAAGGTTATATGGAAATGGGCAAGGTCTATAAGGATCCTTCAACGGGCAAGCTGATTATGGTTGAAGGTTAA
- a CDS encoding DUF2162 domain-containing protein, with translation MEVISLLWQLGILSAVLIFGIKLGLATGLANMSKRYLAMVTIGYGGGVLILTEISSFFTTQITDLIYTYNFEFFLIMAVIMILAGIFTIREYKVFEKNTTAATCMAVVAPCPCCFGSIIVSIMLVAPTVGLGLMHLSAIVAGALVLTILVTYYASNYLVNFIKKPYPIVLGNFMLFLGIYFLISALFLPNITALLQNPMDAISIQSPEYILAVLGLMLMIMFLGGFYFKNNSYLD, from the coding sequence ATGGAAGTAATTAGTTTATTATGGCAGCTGGGTATATTGTCGGCTGTTTTAATATTTGGAATAAAATTAGGCCTTGCAACAGGTCTGGCCAATATGTCTAAAAGATATTTGGCAATGGTTACAATAGGTTATGGTGGCGGAGTTTTGATTCTGACTGAGATTTCATCATTTTTTACAACACAAATCACAGATTTGATTTACACTTATAATTTTGAGTTCTTTTTAATCATGGCTGTCATAATGATTTTGGCAGGTATATTTACAATCAGAGAATACAAGGTATTTGAGAAAAATACAACTGCTGCAACATGTATGGCTGTTGTTGCACCATGTCCTTGCTGTTTTGGTTCAATTATTGTAAGTATAATGCTTGTTGCACCTACTGTAGGTTTGGGTCTTATGCATTTGAGCGCTATTGTTGCAGGTGCTTTGGTTTTGACAATTCTTGTGACATATTATGCTTCAAATTATCTGGTCAATTTTATCAAGAAGCCTTATCCTATTGTGCTCGGTAACTTCATGCTGTTTTTAGGAATTTATTTCCTTATATCTGCATTGTTCTTGCCGAATATTACAGCATTGCTGCAAAATCCGATGGATGCAATTTCAATTCAGTCACCGGAATACATTTTGGCGGTTTTAGGATTGATGCTGATGATAATGTTTTTAGGCGGATTCTACTTTAAGAACAATAGCTATTTAGATTGA
- a CDS encoding AMP-binding protein, translating to MSELFTELPLGKFFESMVEKQPDHEFIVYPDRNLRFTYKEFDERIDNLAKGMLAIGIEKGDHVGIWAKNVPEWLTYMFATAKIGATIVTVNTAYQSHELEYVLKQSDMKALAMTDGFRDTSYFDIINELVPELKSCARGHLIAEKFPRLKFIFHVGQEKHRGMYNTNELILLGMNYDDDEYQKIKDSVSQYDVINMQYTSGTEGFPKGVMLTSRNIVNDGYYIGENMNYTPDDRLLLQVPLFHCFGTVLGVMAVITHGSTMVVLEEYDPLLAISSIQKEKCTSIYGVPTMFIGMMNHPMFEMFDMSSLRTGIMAGSTCPVETMKDAIEKMNMKEITSVYGLTEAAPGFTQTNASDSFEKKINTVGRKFPNIEVKIVDPETGEELGPGETGEIMCRGFNVMKGYYNMPEKTAETIEPDGWLHSGDLATVDEDGYYSIVGRIKDMIIRGGENIYPREIEEFLFTHECVQDVQVAGIPDEKYGEIVGAFIIKEEGFDDVTEADIRDFCIGSIARYKVPKYVFFVDEFPLTTSGKIQKYKLGDLGLELLEKRRENGEL from the coding sequence ATGAGTGAACTATTTACAGAATTACCGCTAGGAAAATTTTTCGAATCAATGGTTGAAAAACAGCCAGATCATGAATTTATCGTTTATCCAGACAGAAACTTAAGATTTACATACAAGGAATTTGATGAAAGAATAGACAATCTTGCAAAAGGAATGCTAGCTATAGGAATTGAAAAAGGAGACCACGTTGGAATCTGGGCAAAAAACGTTCCGGAATGGCTGACATACATGTTTGCAACAGCAAAAATAGGTGCAACAATCGTAACAGTAAACACAGCATACCAGTCACACGAACTTGAATACGTTCTAAAACAGTCAGACATGAAGGCACTGGCAATGACCGACGGCTTCAGGGACACAAGCTACTTTGACATTATAAACGAACTTGTACCGGAACTTAAAAGCTGTGCAAGAGGACATCTTATTGCTGAGAAATTCCCTCGCCTGAAATTCATTTTCCACGTCGGTCAGGAAAAGCACAGGGGAATGTACAATACAAATGAATTAATCTTATTAGGAATGAACTACGATGACGATGAATACCAGAAGATTAAGGATTCAGTCTCACAGTATGACGTAATCAACATGCAGTACACATCAGGAACAGAAGGATTCCCTAAAGGAGTAATGCTTACAAGCCGTAACATCGTAAACGACGGTTACTACATCGGAGAAAACATGAACTACACTCCTGATGACAGATTATTACTGCAGGTACCTCTTTTCCACTGCTTCGGTACAGTTTTAGGAGTAATGGCAGTCATAACCCACGGCTCCACAATGGTTGTGCTGGAAGAGTATGACCCTCTTTTAGCCATTTCCTCAATCCAGAAGGAAAAATGTACATCAATCTACGGAGTTCCTACAATGTTTATAGGAATGATGAACCATCCTATGTTTGAGATGTTTGACATGAGCTCACTTAGAACTGGAATCATGGCAGGTTCAACATGTCCTGTTGAAACAATGAAGGATGCAATCGAAAAGATGAACATGAAAGAGATTACAAGCGTATACGGCCTTACAGAAGCTGCACCAGGATTTACACAGACAAATGCTTCCGATTCATTCGAGAAAAAAATCAATACCGTAGGGCGCAAGTTCCCGAATATTGAAGTAAAGATTGTAGATCCTGAAACCGGAGAGGAACTTGGACCTGGTGAAACCGGAGAGATAATGTGCAGAGGTTTCAACGTAATGAAAGGATACTACAACATGCCTGAGAAAACCGCCGAGACAATCGAGCCCGACGGATGGCTTCACTCAGGAGACCTTGCAACAGTTGATGAAGACGGTTACTACTCAATCGTCGGACGTATCAAGGACATGATTATCAGAGGAGGGGAAAACATCTACCCTCGTGAAATCGAAGAGTTCCTATTCACTCACGAATGTGTTCAGGACGTTCAGGTTGCAGGAATTCCGGATGAAAAATACGGTGAAATCGTCGGAGCATTCATCATCAAGGAAGAAGGATTTGATGACGTTACAGAAGCGGACATACGTGACTTCTGTATAGGTTCCATTGCAAGATATAAGGTTCCGAAATACGTTTTCTTTGTAGATGAGTTCCCGCTTACAACAAGTGGTAAAATCCAGAAGTACAAACTGGGCGATTTAGGTCTGGAACTTCTTGAAAAACGCAGGGAAAATGGAGAGCTGTAG
- a CDS encoding MotA/TolQ/ExbB proton channel family protein yields the protein MVAVTVPGSEILTSGLNMIAQSLQIPVIIFLVIFAFFAIVTLGSLIAEYTSRRKVSPDGLEKIIYAISNAGSSDELLNIIKNSGIYENQKVILVKILRSESLTAETRQTLARKLVEFEETNAAKRIERTDIVTRIGPTLGLMGTLIPMGPGLAALGAGDVNTLANAIIVAFDTTVVGIGAGAVGYFVSKIRRRWYEEDLSNLDALCDALLDKLKH from the coding sequence ATGGTGGCTGTTACTGTTCCTGGGAGTGAGATTTTAACTTCCGGATTAAATATGATAGCACAGAGCCTGCAGATTCCTGTAATTATTTTTCTTGTAATTTTTGCATTTTTTGCAATAGTTACACTGGGAAGTCTCATTGCAGAGTATACTTCAAGAAGGAAGGTGTCTCCGGACGGCCTTGAAAAGATAATTTATGCAATATCCAATGCAGGTTCCAGTGATGAGTTGTTGAATATTATTAAAAATTCTGGGATTTATGAAAATCAGAAAGTTATTTTGGTTAAGATTTTAAGGTCTGAAAGCCTGACAGCAGAAACCAGGCAAACTCTTGCACGAAAACTGGTTGAGTTTGAGGAAACTAATGCTGCCAAAAGAATCGAAAGAACCGATATTGTCACACGTATTGGTCCTACTTTAGGTTTGATGGGTACATTGATTCCGATGGGTCCAGGTCTTGCGGCTTTGGGTGCAGGTGATGTAAATACTTTGGCAAATGCGATTATAGTTGCATTCGATACTACTGTTGTAGGTATAGGAGCAGGTGCTGTAGGGTATTTCGTATCAAAAATCAGACGCAGATGGTATGAAGAGGACTTGTCTAATTTGGATGCATTATGCGATGCTCTTCTGGATAAATTGAAACATTAA
- a CDS encoding tetratricopeptide repeat protein, giving the protein MKKDWEDIKVSRKSSQKVYFESTFLQNISDSIDFLKQEADVVLKELDSDEFKERIEEMDLEEFSEGAIDQIDDVLCDISEFKDEVISGEDVPNFISEPSLNAKVALNMDADYVRRAERKLKRADSVNEHTSRQTVNSRVILLCNKAIEVNRLNPKAYLLKGKALVNLKSYDEAIEEFITCLALDEDNLDVRLEIADANRLNGDFEDAINVYNSVLKVDDGSFEAFRGIALTYYDMEKYADAVKFFEKANSIFALDDDDKKLWDECFNR; this is encoded by the coding sequence ATGAAAAAGGATTGGGAAGATATTAAGGTTTCAAGAAAAAGCTCTCAAAAGGTTTATTTTGAATCCACATTTCTTCAAAACATTTCAGACAGCATTGACTTTTTAAAGCAGGAAGCTGATGTGGTGTTAAAGGAATTGGATAGTGACGAATTTAAAGAGCGAATTGAAGAGATGGATTTGGAGGAATTCAGTGAAGGAGCCATTGACCAGATAGACGATGTTTTATGTGACATTTCCGAATTCAAGGACGAAGTCATCAGCGGTGAGGATGTTCCGAATTTCATAAGCGAACCTTCTCTGAATGCCAAAGTTGCATTGAACATGGATGCTGATTATGTAAGAAGGGCTGAAAGAAAACTGAAAAGGGCAGATTCTGTAAATGAACATACATCCAGGCAGACAGTAAACAGCAGGGTCATTCTGTTATGTAACAAGGCAATTGAAGTGAACAGATTAAATCCAAAGGCATATCTGCTTAAGGGAAAAGCTCTTGTAAATCTCAAAAGTTATGATGAAGCTATTGAGGAGTTCATAACATGCCTTGCATTGGATGAGGATAATCTTGATGTTAGACTGGAAATTGCAGATGCAAACAGGCTAAACGGGGACTTTGAAGATGCAATAAATGTCTATAACTCTGTATTGAAGGTTGATGACGGTTCATTTGAAGCATTCAGAGGAATTGCATTAACATATTATGACATGGAAAAATACGCTGATGCAGTAAAATTTTTCGAAAAGGCAAATTCAATATTCGCCCTGGACGATGATGACAAAAAGCTTTGGGATGAATGCTTTAACAGATAA
- a CDS encoding helix-turn-helix domain-containing protein, which yields MTNEDFAQKIKDIRARQDMTIEELSERSGVKLEVLKAMENGEVIPSLTPLTKMARALGVRLGTFLDDTPELGPVVTRGGKTENSLYFSGREDVTNATNLEFHSLGAGKIDRNIDPFIIDIDYEEGEKELSSHEGEEFIYVLEGEIEVIYGKDTFTIGKGDTIFYDSVVPHHLHASGNDKAKILAVLYTPY from the coding sequence ATGACAAACGAAGACTTTGCACAAAAGATTAAAGACATAAGAGCAAGACAAGACATGACAATCGAAGAGCTTTCCGAGAGAAGCGGAGTAAAGCTTGAAGTCCTCAAGGCAATGGAAAACGGTGAGGTAATCCCTTCACTTACACCATTAACAAAAATGGCAAGGGCTTTAGGAGTCCGTTTAGGAACATTTCTCGACGACACACCTGAACTCGGACCGGTAGTTACAAGAGGCGGAAAAACCGAAAACTCACTTTACTTTTCAGGACGTGAAGACGTAACCAACGCAACAAATCTTGAGTTCCACTCCCTAGGTGCGGGAAAAATAGACAGAAACATAGATCCTTTCATAATCGACATTGACTATGAAGAAGGCGAAAAGGAACTTTCATCCCACGAAGGCGAAGAGTTCATCTATGTACTTGAAGGAGAAATAGAAGTAATTTACGGAAAGGACACATTCACAATAGGTAAAGGAGACACTATCTTTTACGATTCAGTAGTGCCACACCACCTTCACGCAAGCGGAAACGACAAGGCTAAAATATTAGCAGTACTCTACACTCCATACTAA
- a CDS encoding right-handed parallel beta-helix repeat-containing protein: MYYKGGDNINKKIEKTILFILILFLLVSLVGVVSASQDSAMNNTISMTTGGDGTLLELQSINNDKLSATHDLSGSTVQDIRNLFDSGTVQEGDTIYLGNQSISSSWSEWDANQVINVNVANVIISGGTSDNPDGFSTIDANSAKVFNFNAAGITLNNVKIINAHGGQGPGSAINIGASDCTVNNCVFDNCEVAQGGAIYASATASNTKITDCNFTNNKARWGGSGGAIYFAGSDNEIDGCNFEKNSAEGSYGAVYSAGNLAIANSNFNQNSASNYGAVYSGGTITARNSNFTSNKATRSNGGAVYAGGDNSLIDNCNFIGNEVTAGYAFGGAVEIDGSDSTITNSNFEQNSAGHGGAVNIEASGVAIENCNFTDNSAATGGAISVYHDDATITNCDFTDNSATSQGGAIYIADDCHNAQMTDSNFVDNNAITGKAIYADGSGDGKVTNCDLGGVTDLSVSGGYPKLTFTLSIDYSNIVVGNIDGASGGNGSKVPLPDEEIQVEIRNSNGDLVDTVSGVTDSNGQITYDYSHLPKDTYTYTATYLGGKTKEGTFGIIEVEGNGFSDIQRAINNAQPGDIIFLKNITYLNDIDRTMVIDKTISIIGTDGTVLDAEKESRIFTINGGVNNVVLDHINFINGNVAEGDGGAIYVGVNSNNFNVLNSNFTNNHADGAGGDGGAIYVAGGSNNGVISNVSFTNNTADIGGGAVKIQNGNEWNVYNSTFINNTAYGNGEDAGRGIENGGGAIWSCYGEVEIHNSTFTANKGTYGGALRGPFITEDSEFYDNVATNGNGGAIDVTIDTSYVQPPVLRYVNTTFVNNTAKGDRGDERAQGGAVHMYSIDHVEILDSEFYNNTADRGGAIDLYIINTVNVDNSVIENNTATSEGGGLYINTTDTPSTFTNSEISNNHAGTEGGAICLVANGAVFENVTSVNNTAAKGGSAYIEGNDTLVQNCTFNNNKAILTEQENSGVGGALDIVGNDCHLFNVTSDNNIAYRGGAAFIRGNNILVMDSSFDNNNATLRGGGLNIAGDGCQIINVNVSNTMHLTVMRKILVSVEVFTL; the protein is encoded by the coding sequence TTGTATTACAAAGGAGGAGATAATATCAATAAAAAAATAGAAAAAACTATTTTGTTTATTTTGATATTATTCTTGCTCGTATCTTTAGTGGGAGTAGTTAGTGCATCTCAGGATTCAGCAATGAATAATACGATATCGATGACAACGGGCGGTGATGGAACACTGCTCGAGCTGCAATCCATTAATAATGATAAATTGTCCGCCACACATGATTTGTCCGGTTCAACAGTTCAGGACATAAGAAATTTATTTGATTCCGGAACTGTTCAGGAAGGGGACACCATATATTTGGGAAACCAAAGTATCTCATCCAGTTGGAGTGAATGGGATGCAAACCAAGTAATTAATGTTAATGTGGCTAATGTGATTATTTCCGGTGGAACAAGTGATAATCCAGACGGATTTTCAACAATTGACGCTAATTCAGCTAAAGTGTTTAACTTTAATGCTGCCGGAATAACATTGAACAATGTTAAAATTATAAATGCCCATGGCGGGCAGGGACCGGGGTCTGCAATAAATATCGGTGCTTCAGATTGTACAGTAAACAATTGTGTATTTGACAATTGTGAAGTGGCTCAAGGTGGTGCTATTTACGCATCCGCTACCGCTTCAAATACAAAGATTACCGATTGTAACTTTACAAATAATAAAGCTAGATGGGGCGGATCCGGTGGAGCAATTTATTTTGCAGGTTCCGATAATGAAATTGATGGTTGTAATTTTGAAAAAAACTCTGCAGAAGGTAGTTATGGTGCAGTTTATAGTGCCGGAAACCTTGCAATTGCAAATTCCAATTTCAACCAAAACAGTGCTAGTAATTATGGTGCAGTTTATAGTGGAGGAACTATAACAGCAAGAAATTCCAACTTCACCAGTAATAAAGCAACCCGATCTAATGGTGGTGCAGTATATGCTGGTGGGGATAATTCATTAATAGACAACTGTAACTTTATCGGTAACGAAGTAACTGCAGGATATGCATTTGGTGGTGCAGTTGAAATCGACGGTTCAGATTCAACAATTACCAACAGTAATTTTGAACAGAACAGCGCAGGACACGGTGGTGCTGTAAATATTGAGGCATCAGGTGTTGCTATTGAAAACTGTAATTTCACTGATAATAGCGCTGCTACTGGTGGTGCAATTAGTGTTTACCATGATGATGCTACTATAACAAATTGTGATTTTACAGATAACTCTGCTACAAGTCAAGGTGGAGCTATCTATATTGCTGATGACTGTCACAATGCGCAAATGACAGATTCTAATTTTGTAGACAACAATGCTATTACTGGAAAGGCTATTTATGCTGACGGTAGTGGTGACGGAAAAGTAACAAACTGTGATCTTGGAGGAGTAACTGATTTAAGCGTTAGTGGAGGATATCCAAAATTAACATTTACATTGTCAATTGACTACTCAAACATTGTTGTAGGAAATATTGATGGAGCATCTGGTGGCAACGGCTCTAAAGTTCCATTACCTGACGAAGAGATTCAAGTGGAAATCCGTAATAGTAATGGTGATTTAGTTGACACTGTCTCAGGTGTAACTGACAGTAACGGACAGATAACCTATGATTACTCACATCTTCCAAAAGATACCTACACTTATACCGCAACTTATTTAGGCGGTAAAACAAAAGAGGGTACTTTTGGTATAATAGAAGTTGAGGGTAATGGATTTTCAGATATTCAAAGGGCAATCAACAACGCACAACCGGGAGACATCATTTTCCTGAAAAATATCACTTATCTAAATGATATTGATAGAACTATGGTCATTGACAAAACAATTTCAATAATAGGTACTGATGGAACCGTCTTGGATGCGGAAAAAGAATCAAGAATATTCACAATCAATGGTGGTGTCAATAATGTGGTTCTCGACCATATTAATTTCATAAATGGTAATGTCGCTGAAGGCGACGGTGGAGCAATTTATGTTGGGGTAAATTCAAATAACTTCAATGTGCTCAATTCAAATTTCACAAACAACCATGCGGACGGCGCTGGCGGTGACGGTGGTGCAATTTATGTTGCTGGAGGTTCCAATAATGGTGTAATAAGCAATGTGAGCTTCACAAACAACACTGCTGATATCGGTGGTGGAGCTGTCAAAATCCAAAACGGTAATGAATGGAATGTATATAACTCCACATTTATCAACAACACTGCATACGGTAATGGTGAAGATGCCGGTAGAGGAATCGAAAACGGTGGAGGAGCTATTTGGTCATGTTATGGTGAAGTTGAAATACATAACTCTACATTTACAGCCAACAAAGGTACCTATGGTGGTGCATTAAGAGGACCTTTCATCACTGAAGATTCCGAATTCTATGACAATGTGGCTACCAACGGTAACGGTGGTGCTATTGATGTGACTATCGATACATCTTATGTTCAACCGCCTGTTCTCAGATATGTTAACACTACTTTTGTTAACAATACTGCAAAAGGAGACCGTGGCGATGAGCGTGCTCAAGGTGGAGCTGTTCACATGTATTCAATTGACCATGTAGAAATCCTTGACAGTGAATTTTACAACAATACTGCTGACAGGGGTGGAGCAATAGACTTATATATTATTAACACAGTTAATGTGGACAATTCCGTTATTGAAAACAACACCGCTACCTCAGAAGGTGGTGGATTGTACATCAACACTACCGATACTCCAAGTACATTCACCAATTCCGAAATCTCCAATAACCATGCAGGTACTGAAGGTGGAGCTATTTGTCTTGTTGCAAATGGTGCTGTATTTGAAAACGTGACTTCAGTAAACAACACTGCTGCAAAAGGAGGTTCCGCATACATCGAAGGTAATGATACTTTAGTCCAGAATTGTACTTTTAACAACAATAAGGCAATTTTAACAGAACAAGAGAACTCAGGTGTTGGCGGGGCATTGGATATTGTAGGTAACGACTGTCATCTTTTCAATGTTACATCAGACAACAACATCGCTTACCGTGGTGGAGCAGCATTCATCAGGGGTAACAACATATTGGTTATGGATTCCAGTTTCGACAACAACAACGCTACCCTCAGGGGTGGAGGATTGAACATTGCTGGTGACGGATGCCAAATCATCAATGTTAATGTATCCAATACAATGCATTTGACAGTGATGAGAAAGATTCTGGTCTCGGTGGAGGTATTTACATTGTAG
- a CDS encoding DUF3344 domain-containing protein, with translation MKRKSLIFIFALLFMIVISLSAVSADNPQEGISGEVSGDVDLASVNPWSTSGELNYDIPADAQNIKSVNVYVNVYGGSAKNTHGANANVSIKTVDGEKQIASEELWIEDGSSDGTVYPVNDHTTKCYSDYQMYYDITDSVKGLNGSAITLKVDTFKMDNKTFDGRIKLIALILAYDDGDSDVINYWVDSTQRWSKTNISTTFATKDANNIDSAELYNIMLSSGDGSYKVNEVILGDAKNHTSGDYYQYNSWDVTGDLNKGEDTEFLSMYAGTSAYGSVKNVLSLLKTFSIQADVSLATEYTNTCYAGTNNTITVNVNSNKAGRYTIELFADGVLVNSTEIDVDGAATLLLTDQTVRPVDETTVNGANNTKVLYAVDLKYGENVVAQANKTVPVLYNGNLGKDFAYNASYIEDSEIYRITGKMEAETLSDSTYMSAAKTNRSDVWEITIGENSQFVNALIYVAYNWDKSGASGPVFNTTFNGVSVSPKAHYRDQSNLGTYGKYGYGLFVYDVSSLVKEGNNTFIINKEPGLTAVYPSTLIYMTNMTGSDTLTTIFIGNGADLLSASSYNKASRAVSTDALLNVEFGSKKLVKANLLVFAASAQAGEGNIIFNGEVVENVWNGSSNSVEIFNANVIQLNSKNNVSFVATGSTILALQQVFAVSQKLSLDTTLTPKILSTTYDSGKAFTIAVKDEDGNAVEGLKLNLKVFTGKSSKTYSVVTKSNGVATFTLASKLAIGTHKVEITSSSTDYNVKKTTSSIKVDKAKTTVSAPKVTAKVKKSKYFKVTVKNKATKKVVKNIKIKVKVYTGKKFKTYTVKTSSKGLAKLNTKSLKVGKHKVVVSSGNSKYVISAKSVITIKK, from the coding sequence ATGAAACGGAAATCATTAATTTTTATTTTTGCTTTGCTTTTCATGATTGTAATTTCTCTTAGTGCAGTAAGTGCTGACAATCCACAGGAGGGTATTTCTGGTGAAGTTTCAGGAGATGTTGATTTGGCTTCTGTAAACCCTTGGTCTACAAGCGGTGAGCTTAACTATGACATCCCTGCAGACGCACAGAATATCAAAAGTGTCAACGTTTATGTAAACGTGTACGGTGGAAGTGCTAAAAATACTCATGGAGCAAATGCAAATGTTAGTATAAAAACAGTAGACGGAGAAAAACAAATAGCCAGTGAAGAGTTATGGATTGAAGACGGCAGCAGTGACGGAACTGTCTATCCAGTAAACGACCACACAACAAAATGTTACTCTGACTATCAGATGTATTATGACATTACCGATTCAGTAAAAGGTTTGAACGGATCTGCAATAACTCTTAAGGTAGACACATTTAAAATGGACAACAAGACCTTTGACGGCAGAATCAAATTAATCGCATTGATTCTTGCATATGATGATGGAGATTCAGATGTAATTAATTATTGGGTGGATTCTACTCAAAGATGGTCAAAAACCAATATTTCAACAACATTTGCAACAAAAGATGCAAATAATATAGACAGTGCTGAATTATACAATATCATGCTTTCAAGCGGTGACGGAAGTTATAAAGTCAATGAGGTCATTTTGGGTGATGCAAAAAATCATACTTCCGGCGACTACTATCAATATAACAGCTGGGATGTGACCGGTGATTTAAATAAAGGTGAAGATACTGAATTTTTATCAATGTATGCCGGAACAAGCGCATACGGTTCAGTCAAAAATGTATTGTCATTATTAAAAACATTTTCAATACAGGCTGATGTATCTTTAGCAACAGAATATACAAACACATGTTATGCAGGAACAAATAATACAATAACAGTTAATGTAAATTCCAATAAGGCAGGCAGATACACAATTGAATTATTTGCTGATGGTGTTTTAGTCAACAGCACAGAAATTGATGTCGACGGTGCAGCTACATTGTTATTGACTGACCAGACTGTCAGGCCTGTTGATGAGACAACTGTAAATGGTGCAAACAATACTAAAGTGCTTTATGCAGTTGATTTAAAATATGGCGAAAATGTAGTGGCTCAAGCTAATAAAACAGTGCCTGTTCTCTACAATGGTAATTTGGGCAAGGATTTTGCATACAATGCAAGCTATATTGAAGATAGTGAAATTTACAGAATTACTGGAAAAATGGAGGCTGAAACACTCAGCGATTCAACCTACATGTCTGCAGCTAAAACAAACAGAAGTGATGTCTGGGAAATTACAATTGGTGAAAACTCCCAATTTGTAAATGCATTAATCTATGTTGCTTATAACTGGGATAAATCTGGTGCATCAGGTCCTGTTTTCAACACTACTTTTAATGGAGTATCAGTAAGTCCTAAAGCTCATTATAGGGATCAGTCCAATTTAGGTACCTATGGAAAATACGGTTACGGTTTATTTGTCTATGATGTATCAAGCCTTGTTAAAGAAGGCAACAATACTTTTATAATAAACAAGGAACCTGGTTTGACTGCTGTTTATCCAAGTACTTTAATATATATGACAAATATGACCGGCAGTGATACATTAACAACAATATTCATTGGAAATGGTGCGGACTTATTGTCTGCAAGTAGTTATAATAAAGCAAGCAGAGCGGTTAGCACTGATGCATTATTGAATGTTGAATTTGGTTCTAAAAAATTGGTCAAAGCTAATTTGCTTGTCTTTGCAGCAAGTGCACAAGCTGGTGAAGGTAATATAATTTTCAATGGTGAAGTTGTAGAAAATGTATGGAATGGATCTTCGAACTCTGTTGAGATATTCAATGCTAATGTTATTCAGTTAAATTCAAAAAACAACGTTTCATTTGTAGCAACAGGTTCTACAATCCTGGCTTTACAACAGGTATTTGCAGTAAGCCAGAAACTTTCTCTTGATACAACTTTAACACCAAAAATATTGTCTACAACTTATGATTCAGGAAAAGCGTTCACAATCGCTGTTAAAGATGAAGACGGAAATGCTGTGGAAGGTTTGAAACTTAATTTAAAAGTTTTCACAGGAAAATCATCCAAAACATATTCTGTAGTCACAAAATCTAATGGTGTTGCAACATTCACTCTTGCTTCAAAATTGGCTATTGGAACTCATAAGGTGGAAATTACATCTTCAAGTACAGATTATAATGTCAAAAAGACTACATCTTCAATTAAGGTAGATAAAGCTAAAACCACTGTTTCAGCTCCAAAAGTTACTGCAAAAGTTAAAAAATCCAAATATTTTAAAGTTACTGTTAAAAATAAAGCAACCAAAAAAGTAGTCAAAAACATTAAGATAAAAGTTAAAGTCTACACAGGCAAGAAATTCAAAACATATACTGTAAAAACCAGCTCTAAAGGTTTAGCCAAACTCAACACCAAATCTTTAAAAGTCGGTAAGCATAAAGTTGTAGTTTCTTCCGGAAATTCCAAATATGTCATCAGTGCAAAAAGTGTTATAACAATTAAAAAATAG